The Streptomyces sp. Mut1 genome window below encodes:
- a CDS encoding MFS transporter, with protein sequence MTDARLRHGRASLALSFFVQGVTFALLVTRIPAIQDRYGISDGLLPVFLAAVPILAGVGSVLTEKVVARVRPRVVLRWAQPVVLLALLGVGAGSEVWEAAVALGAFGLAVGALDASMNMMGVSLQRAYGRSIMLGFHATYSLGGITGASMAWAGAHWDLSLLVSYLPVVVVLLPVALAGSRWYVEGSRGEEQGERSAGGGKGASVSFRLLMPLCLVMCFAYIGDSTVSNWSAKYLQDVLGSSEQLSTVPYNVYMVTTLLGRAVGDFGVRRFGAVAVVRAGTVLAAAGFGVVAVAGGAWTGMLGFTMLGLGLCVIVPQTFAAAGRMFPGASDTAIARLNIFNYVGFLVGSPLVGALGDAWSYRGAMLVPMVLVLATLVYAKSFGTEPARYGGGHERPRTADVG encoded by the coding sequence ATGACAGATGCACGGTTGCGGCACGGCAGGGCGTCCCTCGCGTTGAGCTTCTTCGTGCAGGGGGTCACCTTCGCCCTTCTGGTGACGCGGATTCCCGCCATTCAGGACCGGTACGGGATATCCGACGGCCTGCTGCCGGTGTTCCTCGCCGCCGTGCCGATCCTGGCCGGAGTGGGCAGCGTCCTCACCGAGAAGGTGGTCGCGCGGGTGCGGCCGCGGGTGGTCCTGCGGTGGGCGCAGCCCGTCGTCCTGCTCGCGCTCCTCGGGGTCGGGGCCGGCAGCGAGGTGTGGGAGGCGGCCGTCGCGCTCGGGGCGTTCGGGCTGGCCGTCGGGGCGCTGGACGCCTCCATGAACATGATGGGCGTCAGCCTCCAGCGGGCGTACGGGCGTTCCATCATGCTGGGGTTCCACGCGACGTACAGCCTGGGCGGGATCACCGGGGCTTCGATGGCGTGGGCCGGGGCGCACTGGGACCTGTCGTTGCTGGTCTCGTATCTGCCGGTGGTCGTGGTGCTGCTGCCCGTCGCGCTGGCCGGGAGCCGGTGGTACGTCGAGGGGAGCAGGGGCGAGGAGCAGGGGGAGCGGAGCGCCGGGGGCGGGAAGGGCGCTTCGGTGTCGTTCCGGCTGCTTATGCCGCTCTGCCTGGTGATGTGTTTCGCGTACATCGGGGACTCGACGGTCTCCAACTGGAGCGCGAAGTACCTCCAGGACGTGCTGGGGAGCTCGGAGCAGCTGTCGACGGTTCCGTACAACGTCTACATGGTGACGACGCTGCTGGGGCGGGCCGTCGGGGACTTCGGGGTGCGGCGGTTCGGGGCGGTGGCCGTGGTGCGGGCCGGGACCGTGCTGGCGGCGGCCGGGTTCGGTGTGGTGGCCGTGGCGGGCGGGGCGTGGACGGGGATGCTCGGGTTCACGATGCTGGGGCTCGGGCTGTGCGTGATCGTGCCGCAGACGTTCGCCGCGGCCGGGCGGATGTTTCCCGGGGCGAGCGACACCGCGATCGCCCGGCTGAACATCTTCAACTACGTGGGTTTCCTGGTCGGCTCGCCGCTCGTGGGGGCGCTCGGCGACGCCTGGAGCTACCGGGGCGCGATGCTGGTGCCGATGGTGCTGGTGCTCGCGACGCTCGTGTACGCCAAGTCGTTCGGGACGGAACCTGCCCGATACGGTGGCGGGCATGAGCGGCCGCGCACAGCTGATGTGGGATGA
- a CDS encoding HAD family hydrolase — MRYELVIFDNDGVLVDSEPISNTILAGYLTELGHPTSYEESLRDYMGSAVHRVHDLVEERTGAKLPDDFDVTLHSRVFAAFEQELEPVPGVDDLLGKLVADGIPYCVASSSSHQRIRVSHRRTGLDQWFEEEWIFSAEDVGRGKPAPDLFLHAAERMGVAPERCVVIEDSPLGVEAARAAGMDVYGFTSMMPADRLTGVTGYFSDMGQLPELLA; from the coding sequence ATGCGCTACGAACTTGTCATCTTCGACAACGACGGTGTGCTCGTGGACAGCGAGCCGATCTCCAACACCATCCTGGCCGGCTACCTGACGGAGCTGGGCCACCCCACCTCGTACGAGGAGTCCCTGCGGGACTACATGGGGTCCGCCGTCCACCGGGTGCACGACCTCGTGGAGGAGCGGACCGGGGCGAAGCTGCCGGATGACTTCGACGTCACCCTCCACTCGCGGGTCTTCGCCGCGTTCGAGCAGGAGCTGGAGCCGGTGCCCGGGGTCGATGACCTGCTGGGCAAGCTCGTCGCGGACGGTATTCCGTACTGTGTCGCGTCCTCCAGCAGCCACCAGCGCATCCGGGTCAGCCACCGCAGGACGGGGCTCGACCAGTGGTTCGAGGAAGAGTGGATCTTCAGCGCGGAGGACGTGGGCCGGGGGAAGCCGGCGCCCGATCTCTTCCTGCACGCGGCCGAGCGCATGGGGGTCGCGCCCGAGCGCTGCGTGGTCATCGAGGACAGCCCGCTCGGGGTCGAGGCGGCGCGGGCGGCCGGCATGGACGTGTACGGGTTCACATCGATGATGCCCGCGGACCGGCTGACCGGGGTGACCGGCTACTTCTCCGACATGGGACAGCTGCCGGAATTGCTTGCCTGA